A window of Streptomyces sp. SAI-127 contains these coding sequences:
- a CDS encoding DUF58 domain-containing protein yields the protein MALTGRAALLAALGSLPVGIWEPSWAGILAVNAPLAVACACDFALAAPVRRLGLARSGDTSARLGEAADVTLTVTNPSGRLLRAHVRDAWPPSSWQPGTEVEASRHQLTVPAGERRRLTTRLRPTRRGDRQADRVTIRSYGPLRLFSRQGTHRAPWTVRVLPPFTSRKHLPSKLARLRELDGRTSVLTRGEGTEFDSLREYVPGDDTRSIDWRATARQTSVAVRTWRPERDRHILVVLDTGRTSAGRVGDAPRLDASMDAALLLAALASRAGDRVDLLAYDRRVRALVQGRTAKDLLPSLVDAMAPLEPELVETNARGLTATALRTAPRRSLIVLLTSLDAAPIEEGLLPVLPQLTQRHTVLLASVGDPHIARMATARGNTDAVYEAAAAAQAQTERDRTAEQLRRHGVTVVDATPDDLAPALADAYLALKAAGRL from the coding sequence ATGGCCCTCACCGGACGCGCCGCACTCCTCGCAGCCCTGGGTTCCCTCCCTGTCGGCATCTGGGAACCCAGCTGGGCGGGCATCCTCGCCGTCAACGCCCCCCTGGCAGTGGCCTGCGCCTGCGACTTCGCCTTGGCGGCACCCGTACGACGCCTCGGCCTGGCCCGCTCCGGTGACACCTCCGCCCGCCTGGGCGAGGCCGCCGACGTCACCCTCACGGTCACCAACCCGTCCGGCCGCCTCCTCCGCGCCCACGTGCGCGACGCCTGGCCCCCCAGCAGCTGGCAGCCCGGCACGGAAGTGGAAGCCTCCCGCCACCAGCTGACCGTCCCCGCCGGCGAACGCCGACGCCTCACCACTCGTCTACGCCCCACCCGCCGCGGCGACCGCCAGGCCGACCGAGTGACGATCCGCTCCTACGGCCCCCTCCGTCTCTTCTCCCGCCAGGGCACCCACAGAGCCCCCTGGACGGTCCGCGTCCTGCCCCCGTTCACCAGCCGCAAGCACCTCCCCTCGAAGCTCGCCCGCCTGCGTGAACTCGACGGCCGCACCAGCGTCCTCACCCGCGGCGAAGGCACGGAATTCGACAGCCTGCGCGAGTACGTCCCCGGCGACGACACCCGTTCCATCGACTGGAGAGCCACCGCCCGCCAGACGTCCGTCGCCGTACGCACCTGGCGCCCCGAACGCGACCGCCACATCCTCGTGGTCCTCGACACCGGCCGCACCTCGGCAGGCCGCGTGGGCGACGCCCCCAGGCTCGACGCCTCCATGGACGCGGCACTGCTCCTGGCCGCCCTCGCCTCCCGCGCCGGCGATCGCGTGGACCTCCTCGCATACGACCGCCGAGTACGCGCCCTGGTCCAAGGCCGAACGGCCAAGGACCTCCTCCCCTCCCTGGTCGACGCGATGGCACCCCTCGAACCCGAACTCGTCGAAACGAACGCCCGGGGCCTCACAGCCACAGCCCTGCGTACGGCCCCTCGCCGCTCCCTGATCGTGCTGCTCACCAGCCTCGACGCCGCCCCGATCGAGGAGGGGCTGCTGCCCGTCCTTCCTCAGCTCACCCAACGGCACACGGTCCTTCTGGCCTCAGTGGGGGATCCCCATATCGCCCGCATGGCCACGGCCCGCGGAAACACCGATGCGGTCTACGAGGCCGCAGCGGCTGCCCAGGCGCAGACGGAACGCGATCGCACGGCGGAACAACTCCGTCGCCATGGAGTGACTGTCGTCGACGCGACACCGGACGATCTGGCGCCAGCGCTGGCAGATGCGTATCTGGCATTGAAGGCGGCAGGACGCCTGTAA
- a CDS encoding RDD family protein has protein sequence MSELVTGEAVALELRPARLPSRALAVLIDLIVAVVVYIAVTVALVAASASLDDAAQMALSIAAFLLVLVGGPIAVETLSHGRSLGKLAVGLRVVRDDGGPIRFRHALVRGAIGVIEILMTFGVVACIASLVSARGRRLGDVFAGTLVVRERIPVGPSGFVPPPPPWLAGRFSGLDLSAVPDGLWLAIRQYLTRMHQLDPQVGWAMAERLASDLAAHTGTPAPQDVPPGAYLAAVVQERQAREARRAYGSGTTVAGPSAASWSGPAAGVQGGYAYPGAQPTAPLSPQPPVSYDVEAAPGVARPGVPVDGVSSGESSEGPRAAVPPEGRPASGFAPPA, from the coding sequence GTGAGTGAGCTCGTGACGGGCGAGGCGGTGGCGCTTGAGCTGCGCCCCGCGAGGCTGCCCAGCAGGGCGTTGGCCGTGCTGATCGATCTGATCGTGGCCGTGGTGGTGTACATCGCCGTGACCGTCGCGCTGGTGGCCGCTTCCGCTTCTTTGGACGACGCGGCCCAGATGGCGCTCTCGATCGCCGCGTTCCTGCTCGTACTGGTGGGAGGCCCGATCGCGGTGGAGACGCTCAGTCATGGGCGATCGCTGGGGAAGCTCGCGGTGGGGCTTCGCGTGGTCCGGGACGACGGCGGGCCCATCCGCTTCCGGCATGCGCTGGTGCGGGGCGCGATCGGTGTGATCGAGATTCTCATGACGTTCGGGGTCGTGGCCTGTATCGCCTCGCTCGTGTCGGCGCGGGGCCGTCGGCTCGGTGACGTGTTCGCTGGGACGCTGGTCGTGCGGGAGCGCATTCCGGTGGGGCCCAGCGGATTCGTGCCGCCGCCTCCGCCCTGGCTGGCCGGCCGGTTCTCCGGGCTCGATCTCTCGGCGGTTCCCGATGGCCTGTGGCTTGCCATCCGTCAGTACCTGACGCGGATGCATCAACTCGACCCGCAGGTCGGCTGGGCCATGGCGGAGCGGCTGGCGTCCGATCTCGCGGCGCATACGGGAACTCCTGCGCCGCAGGATGTGCCGCCGGGCGCGTATCTGGCGGCGGTGGTGCAGGAACGGCAGGCCCGCGAGGCCCGGCGGGCCTACGGCAGCGGTACGACCGTAGCCGGGCCGTCTGCTGCTTCGTGGTCCGGCCCCGCGGCCGGGGTGCAGGGCGGTTACGCGTATCCGGGGGCGCAGCCCACTGCTCCGTTGTCTCCTCAGCCGCCTGTCTCGTACGACGTCGAGGCGGCTCCGGGCGTGGCGCGTCCAGGGGTTCCGGTGGATGGAGTCTCGTCCGGGGAGTCCTCCGAGGGGCCCCGGGCCGCCGTGCCGCCGGAGGGCAGGCCCGCGTCCGGGTTCGCTCCACCGGCGTGA
- a CDS encoding stage II sporulation protein M produces MDLDVFVTAHRAEWDRLDALLRRQRRLNGAEADELVALYQRTATHLSLIQSSAPDPQLTGRLSQLVARARSAVTGTRRASWRDVTRFLAHGFPAAVYRSRHWWVPTALLSAVVAALLGWWIGTHPEVQSSIAAPSELRELTRPGGQYETYYSSHPAASFAAQVWTNNAQAAALCLVLGIFLGLPVLWILFQNMLNLGIGIGLMSSVDRLDTFLGLVLPHGLLELTAVFVAAGTGLRLGWTLIDPGPRSRRTALAEEGRAAVGMAIGLALVLFVSGAIEGFVTPSGLPTWARITIGIVAELAFLAYVFVLGGRAAREGDTGDLETAERSATVPTAA; encoded by the coding sequence ATGGACCTCGACGTCTTCGTCACCGCCCACCGAGCCGAATGGGACCGCCTCGACGCCCTGCTCCGGCGCCAGCGCCGCCTCAACGGCGCCGAAGCGGACGAACTCGTCGCCCTGTACCAGCGCACCGCCACCCACCTCTCGCTGATCCAGTCCAGCGCACCTGACCCGCAGCTCACCGGCCGGCTCAGCCAACTCGTGGCACGCGCGCGTAGTGCCGTCACAGGAACCCGCCGTGCCTCCTGGCGCGATGTCACACGCTTCCTCGCCCACGGCTTCCCCGCCGCCGTATATCGATCGCGGCACTGGTGGGTGCCCACCGCGCTGCTGTCCGCCGTCGTCGCAGCCCTCCTGGGCTGGTGGATCGGCACTCATCCCGAAGTGCAGTCCTCCATCGCGGCCCCCAGTGAACTGCGCGAGCTCACCCGCCCCGGCGGCCAGTACGAGACGTACTACTCGAGCCATCCCGCGGCATCCTTCGCCGCCCAGGTCTGGACGAACAACGCCCAGGCGGCTGCCCTGTGTCTGGTCCTGGGGATCTTCCTGGGCCTCCCGGTCCTCTGGATCCTGTTCCAGAACATGCTCAACCTCGGCATCGGCATCGGTCTGATGTCCTCGGTGGACCGTCTCGACACCTTCCTCGGCCTCGTGCTCCCGCACGGCCTCCTCGAACTCACGGCGGTCTTCGTCGCAGCCGGCACCGGCCTGCGTCTCGGCTGGACCCTGATCGATCCCGGCCCCCGCTCCCGACGCACGGCACTGGCGGAGGAGGGACGAGCTGCCGTGGGCATGGCGATAGGCCTCGCGCTGGTCCTGTTCGTCTCCGGCGCCATAGAAGGCTTCGTCACCCCCTCGGGGCTGCCCACCTGGGCCCGCATAACCATCGGGATCGTCGCCGAGCTGGCCTTCCTCGCCTACGTCTTTGTCCTGGGCGGACGAGCGGCGCGTGAGGGTGACACGGGCGACCTCGAAACTGCCGAACGCAGCGCCACCGTCCCTACCGCCGCCTGA
- a CDS encoding MoxR family ATPase, with the protein MDPTTDNAGTTGDPGPARASLEALRAEIAKAVVGQDPAVTGLVVALLCRGHVLLEGVPGVAKTLLVRALASALELDTKRVQFTPDLMPSDVTGSLVYDTRSAEFSFQPGPVFTNLLLADEINRTPPKTQSSLLEAMEERQVTVDGTPRLLPDPFLVAATQNPVEYEGTYPLPEAQLDRFLLKLTIPLPSRQDEIDVLTRHAEGFNPRDLHAAGVRPVAGPADLEAARAAVAKTTISPEITAYVVDVCRATRESPSLTLGVSPRGATALLATSRAWAWLTGRDYVIPDDVKALALPTLRHRVQLRPEAEMEGVTADSVINAILAHVPVPR; encoded by the coding sequence ATGGACCCGACCACTGACAACGCCGGGACCACTGGGGACCCGGGCCCCGCCAGGGCCTCCCTGGAAGCCCTGCGCGCCGAGATCGCCAAAGCCGTGGTCGGCCAGGACCCCGCCGTGACCGGTCTCGTCGTCGCCCTCCTCTGCCGCGGACACGTACTACTGGAAGGAGTCCCTGGGGTCGCCAAAACGTTGCTCGTCCGCGCACTCGCATCCGCACTCGAACTCGACACCAAGCGCGTCCAGTTCACCCCCGACCTCATGCCGAGCGATGTGACGGGCTCCCTGGTCTACGACACCCGCTCCGCCGAGTTCTCCTTCCAGCCCGGCCCGGTCTTCACCAACCTCCTCCTCGCGGACGAGATCAACCGCACCCCGCCCAAGACCCAGTCGTCCCTCCTGGAGGCCATGGAGGAACGCCAGGTGACCGTCGACGGCACCCCGCGCCTCCTCCCCGATCCGTTCCTGGTCGCCGCGACCCAGAACCCGGTGGAATACGAGGGCACCTACCCCCTCCCCGAAGCCCAACTGGACCGTTTCCTCCTCAAACTGACGATCCCGCTCCCCTCACGCCAGGACGAGATCGACGTCCTCACCCGCCACGCCGAGGGCTTCAACCCCCGCGATCTGCACGCCGCCGGCGTACGCCCCGTGGCAGGCCCCGCCGACCTCGAAGCCGCACGCGCCGCGGTCGCCAAGACCACGATCTCCCCCGAGATCACCGCCTACGTCGTCGACGTCTGCCGCGCCACACGCGAGTCCCCTTCCCTCACCCTGGGCGTGTCCCCGCGCGGCGCCACGGCCCTCCTGGCCACCTCGCGCGCATGGGCGTGGCTCACCGGCCGCGACTACGTGATCCCCGACGACGTGAAGGCCCTGGCCCTCCCCACCCTCCGCCACCGCGTCCAACTGCGCCCGGAGGCCGAGATGGAGGGCGTGACGGCCGACTCCGTCATCAACGCGATCCTCGCCCACGTCCCGGTCCCCCGCTGA
- a CDS encoding DUF4350 domain-containing protein, whose product MTTEATLPSTSASPTARQVWTRARGVVLALVLLLVAAVAIAAIRSTERHGSLDPRSADPYGSRAVAELLADRGVDTRVVTTLDEARAAAGPDTTLLIAVPDLLTHRQQSQLHSATADSDGRTLLVAPSSWSVERLAPGVVADPATSLDSKLSPDCALPAAQRAGTADTGGIRYTVTHPGYDECYPSERLPTLVRVPAASGDGDTVVLGAPDILYNDTLDEQGNASLALQLLGSRPHLVWYLPSLSDSSATGPGEEKDFFDLLPSGWLWGTLQLFFAAALAALWRARRLGPLVPEKLPVAIRASETVEGRARLYRKANARDRAATALRSTTRTRLAPLVGVPVTQAHAPEALLPALSAHLHSDGDGQSLRSLLFGPPPGDDAALISLADQLDALEREVRRS is encoded by the coding sequence ATGACCACCGAGGCCACGCTCCCGTCCACCTCGGCCTCGCCCACCGCCCGCCAGGTGTGGACCCGCGCACGAGGCGTCGTGCTCGCCCTCGTGCTTCTCCTCGTCGCGGCCGTGGCGATCGCGGCGATCCGCTCCACCGAACGCCACGGAAGCCTCGACCCGCGCTCCGCCGACCCCTACGGCAGCCGCGCCGTCGCCGAACTCCTCGCCGACCGAGGCGTCGACACCCGAGTGGTCACCACACTCGACGAAGCACGCGCCGCGGCCGGCCCCGACACCACGCTCCTGATCGCCGTACCCGACCTCCTGACGCACCGCCAGCAGAGCCAACTGCACTCCGCGACCGCCGACTCCGACGGCCGCACCCTCCTCGTCGCCCCCAGCAGCTGGTCCGTGGAACGGCTGGCCCCCGGCGTCGTCGCGGACCCCGCCACCAGCCTCGACTCGAAGCTCTCCCCCGACTGCGCCCTGCCGGCGGCCCAGCGCGCGGGCACCGCCGACACAGGCGGCATCCGCTACACCGTCACACACCCCGGCTACGACGAGTGCTACCCCAGCGAGCGCCTGCCCACCCTGGTGCGCGTCCCGGCGGCCTCCGGGGACGGCGACACCGTCGTGCTCGGCGCGCCCGACATCCTCTACAACGACACCCTCGACGAGCAGGGCAACGCCTCGCTCGCTCTCCAACTCCTCGGCTCCCGCCCCCATCTGGTCTGGTACCTCCCCTCGCTCTCCGACTCCTCCGCCACCGGCCCGGGCGAGGAGAAGGACTTTTTCGACCTGCTTCCCTCGGGCTGGCTGTGGGGCACACTCCAGCTCTTCTTCGCGGCAGCACTCGCCGCCCTGTGGAGGGCACGCCGACTGGGCCCGCTCGTGCCCGAGAAACTCCCCGTGGCGATCCGCGCCTCCGAAACCGTCGAAGGCCGCGCCCGCCTCTACCGCAAAGCCAACGCCCGCGACCGCGCGGCCACCGCTCTTCGCTCCACCACCCGCACCCGCCTCGCCCCCCTCGTGGGCGTTCCCGTCACCCAGGCGCACGCGCCCGAAGCACTGCTTCCCGCCCTGTCCGCCCATCTCCACAGCGACGGAGACGGACAGTCCCTGCGTTCCCTCCTCTTCGGCCCGCCGCCCGGCGACGACGCAGCCCTCATCTCCCTCGCCGACCAACTCGACGCCCTCGAAAGAGAGGTACGCCGTTCATGA